The sequence GCCGCCCGCTCGAAGCGCTCGCGCCCGCCAGGAAATGCCGGGCAAGTGGTTCGATATCCGCAGGTCGCTCGCGCAGCGCAGGGATTGCAATCGGCACGACATTGAGGCGGTAGTAGAGATCTTCACGGAATTGATGCGCCGCCACCAGCTTGGCGAGGTCGCGATGGGTGGCGGCGACGACCCGCGCATTGGTGCGCACCGGCTTGCCTCCGACCGGCGTGATGACCTGCTCCTGGAGCGCGCGCAAGATCTTGGCCTGCATCGCGAGCGGCATGTCACCGATCTCGTCCAGGAACAGCGTGCCGTTGGCGGCGTCGCGGAAAGCCCCGGCGCGATCGGCGGTAGCACCCGTGAAAGAGCCTCTGAGATGGCCGAATAGCTCGCTCTCGAGCAAGTCCTCGGGAATCGCCGCGCAATTGACCGCGACGAAAGGACCTTCCTTGCGTTTGCCGTGGACGTGGAGCGCGCGCGCCACCAGTTCCTTGCCGGTGCCGGTCTCGCCAAGGATCAGCACGATTGCGTCGTTGTCGGCAGCAAGCCCGATCGCCTTTTGCACGCGGCGCATGCCCTCGCTCGCCCCGATCAGGGTATCCTCGGTTTCGTCATTCGGCGCCCTGACCACGGACCTGCGCTCGGGCAAGCGCTTGAGCAGCGCCCTCAGCGCGTCGCGCCCGATCGGCTTGCTGAGATGGTCGAACGCGCCGAGCCGCATCGCCTCGATGGTATTCGCGGCGCTGGCGAAGGCGGTCAGCACCACCACCGGCGGCGCGTCGTGCTCCGATCGAATCCGGCGAAGCACCTCGATCCCATCCATGCCGCCGGGCATGCGCAGGTCGAGCAGCACGGCGTCGACATCGCCATCAAGCGCGGCGAGGCCCTCAGGACCCGAAGCCGCGAGGCGCGGCGTGTGGCCGAGATCCGTGAGCGCTTCGGCGAGGCCTTCGCGCAGCGCGGCATCATCGTCGACGATCAGGATGGTTGCCATGGGATCTCGATCTCGAATACGGCGCCGCCGGCGGCCTCGGCCAGGCGGACGTCGCCGTGATGGTGTCGTGCGATCTCGCGAACGATGGCGAGGCCGAGGCCGGTACCGTCGGCGCGTCCGGTGACGAAGGGTTCGAACAGCCGTTCACGCAGCTCTTCGGCAACCCCGGGTCCGGTATCGGCCACACGCAACAGCAACATGTCATTTTTCCGGCGTGCCTCGACGGTAATCGCCCCGCCAGCCGGCGTGTTTTGGAGGGCGTTGATGATCAAATTGTCTAGGGCGCGTTGCACCTGGGATGGATCGAATTTCGGTAACGGTGAGAATGTTGGCCCGGTTCCCGCGGTCAGGGCGATGCTTCGCGCCGACGCAAGGTCGCGATGGGTGTCGACGGTCCGGGCCAGGAAGGCCGCAAGGTCGACCTCCACGAAACTGGGGTCGCGCGACTGCGTCATTTCCAGAAGGTCGCGCAACAGCGCATCCAGCCGGTCCACTTGCTGGAGAATGGTGTTCAAAGCCGCCGAGCTGCGCGAGCCGTCGGGCACGGCCAAGGCGTTCTCGGCCTTTAACCGCATTGCGGCAATCGGATTGCGGATTTCGTGAGCGAGTCCCGCCGACATGCGGCCGAGCGCCGCCAATCGCTCCGCGGCCGCCGCACGACGACGCTCCGCCGACAGGCGCTCGCCGGTGCTGTTGAGCGCGTCGACCAGCCGGTCAAGCTCGGGCGCGCCGGTGGGCGCAAGTCTTGGCAGGTCGACTCTCGGCAGACCGACCAGGCCGTTCTTGCGGTCATCCAGGGCGGTCTCGATCAGATCGATCTTGCGCGACCAGACGTACAAGACGCGCGCGAGCCACGCGGCCGAACCGAAGATGGTCAATGCAAGCACGACGAGACCGGCAAGCAGCTGATTGTAAGCCGGCCCTTCCGCCGTGAAGGCCCGTGTCATGGTCCATCCGGTGACCTCAGGCAGCGGGCCTTGCAATGGACAGGCGTGCACGATCAGCACCTGCGACCGGCCGGGTTGCTTGATCGATGCCGCGCGGCCGGACCGGAGCGCTTCGGCATTGACCTCGCGGATGCTGTTGAGCTCGGCCGCGGGCAGGTCGGTCTTCGGTCCGGTGCCTTCATAGGTGGGATACGCGTAGGCGAGCGAGCCGTCGTCGGCCTTCCAGATACCCCCTTCGACCCCATTCGCGGCCGCAAGCGCCGTCTGGGCGACGGCTGTCAGTTGCTGCCTGAGCCGATCATCGATGGGACCCCCGTGCCATGCGGCGACAAAGAACTGGTAGCGATCGGCAAGGTCGCGGCAGGCGCGGGCGACCAGCTCCTCGGACCGGGCCAGCCGCGCATTGGCGGTCTGCTGGAAGGACTCGAACAAGAGATAGCCGGTGGCGATGCCGGAGACGACCAACATGATCCAGAGGGCCAGCAATCGGGAGCGGAGCGAGTGCATGCTTGGGAACGTGCGCCTCCAGGATCAGTGCGTCAAAGCTTCACGGCGAGCAGCACCGCGCCGGCGCCAATCATGGCGATGCCAAGCCATCCCTGCGCGGTCGGCCGCTCGCCGAGAAAGGCGAAGGCGAACAGGGCGACCAGCACGACACTGAGCTTGTCGATCGGCGCCACCAGCGTGGCGGGCCCGAGCTTCAGCGCCCGGAAATAGCACAACCACGACGCTCCGGTCGCAAGGCCCGACAGCACGAGGAACAGCCATGTCCTCGACGAGATCGCCGAGGGCGCGGCGAATTGCCCGCTGAAGAACAGCAGCACGGAGAAGGCGAGCAGCACCACGATGGTGCGGATGAAGGTGGCAAGATCCGGATTGATGTTCTCGACGCCGACCTTGGCGAAGATCGCGGTCAGCGCCGCGAAGCAGGCGGACAGCAGCGCCCAGGTCTGCCAGGCGGAAAAAAGGGCGGGTTTCATGGGGTCGATATCCGTTGGTTTAGGACGGCGCACCAGCGCCGTCATTGCGAGCGCGGCGAAGCAATCCAGTCTGCGCGGAGAGACTCTGGATTGCTTCGCTGCGCTCGCAATGACGGAGTTCTTGGCTGCTTACCGCATACCTCACACTCACCGCGCCGCCGATAGCTTTTCCGTGATCGCCTTGCGCAGGATCCGCGACAGGGACTCGACGGAATACGGCTTCTGGATCAATTCGAAACCTCGATGGGTATTTTCGGCAAGTACGTTGCTATAGCCGCTGGTGAGTACGACGGGCAGGCCTGGATAGCGCTCGCGGATGATGCCAGCGAGCTCGACGCCGTTCATGCCTGGCATGATGACATCGGAGAAGACGAGATCGACCGCGAACTCGTTCTCGCCGAGGATCGCGAGCGCCGCATTGGCGTTGGCGACGCGGCGGACGATATAGCCGAGGTCCTCCAGCAGCTCGGTTGAGAACTGGCCGACATCGTCATTGTCCTCGACCACGAGCACGCGATAGCCGCGCCCCGTGGTTGCCGCCTCGCTGGTGAGCGCTGCGGCTTGCTTCTCGGCGGCCGGGCACTGCACCTGCGGCAAATAGATGGTGAAGGTTGCGCCCTGTCCGTGCGTGCTCGTCACCGCAATGTCGCCCTCGGATTGCTTGGCGAAGCCGAACGCCTGGCTGAGGCCGAGGCCGGTGCCCTTGCCGACCTCCTTGGTGGTGAAGAACGGCTCGAAGATGGCGTCGATATTTTCGGGCGCGATGCCGCTGCCGGTGTCGCTAACGGAGATTGCGACATAATCGCCGCCGCGGGCGGAGTGTGCGCGCAGGCTCGGGATACCCTGAACCTTGCGCACGGCGATGGTGAGGCGGCCTTCGCCGTTCATGGCGTCGCGGGCGTTGATGGCGAGGTTGATCAGGGCGGTCTCGAACTGCGCGATATCGGCGACCGTGAAGCAATCGGCGTCGTTGATTTCGACGGAGATCTCGATGCGGCCGCCGACCAGTGGCCGGACCAGCTGCGCCACGCCCTCGACCTGGCTGCCGACGTCGAAGATCTGCGGCTTCAAGGGCTGCCTTCGCGCAAAAGCCAGCAGCTGCGCGGTCAGCTTGGAGGCGCGCTCGACGGTGTCGGAGATGGCGTCGACATAGCGGCGGCGGCGCTCCTCCGGCAGCTCGCGCCGGCGCAGGAAGTCGGTGGCGGAGCGGATGATGGTGAGGAGATTGTTGAAGTCGTGCGCAACGCCGCCGGTGAGCTGGCCGATCGCCTCCATCTTCTGCGACTGCCGCAGCGCTTCCTCGCCGCGGCGGCGCTCGGTGACGTCGACGGCCTCGGGCACTGCACCGGTGATGTTGCCGTGGCGGTCGAGCACGGGACGCATGCTGAATTCGAAATCGCGCTCGCCGATGGGCAGCCGCAGCCGCATCTCCATCCGCACCGCTTCTCCGCGTAGCACGGTGTCGAACGCTTCGCGTACCGTTGCGCTCATGCCGTGGGTGCCGGTGAACCAGGGGGTCTGCCAGAGCGGCTTGCCGATCACGTCCGCGGAGCTTGCCTTGATGCCGTCCAGCGCGGTCTTGTTGGCGTAGAGCAGCTCGCCTTTGAGATCGACCAGGCCCTGATACTGATTGCTGGTCCCCAGGATCGCCCGCAGCCGGGACTCGTTGGATTCGAGCTCGGCGGTGCGCTCGACGATGCGCTCTTCCAGCGTCTCGTTGAGCTGGCGGAGCTCGATCTCGGCCTGCTTGGCGGCGGTGATGTCGTGGGCGACGCCGATGAAGCCGATATGCTTGCCGGTCGGATCCCAGCGCGGCTGCGATTCCGAGCGCAGCCAGCGCCATTCGCCGCTGGCGTTCTTGTAGCGCGCTTCCAGTACGAAGGGTTTTAGTGATGCTTCACCCTGGACCGATTGCTGGAGCACATGCGGCAGGTCGTCCGGATGCAGCACCTTGCGCCAGTCGAATGCGATCGCCTGGTCGTAGGGCAGGCCGAGGAAGTCGACATAGGCTTGGTTGGCGAAGGAGCGCGTGCGGTCGAGCTTGGTGACCCAGATCGGCACCGGTGCACTGTCGGCGATCAGACGGAAGCGCTCCTCGCTCTCGCGCAGGGTCTCGCGGACCAGCATCTGGTCGGTGGCGTCGATATGGGCGCCGACGAGGCGGATGGCGCGGCCGTTGCTGTCGCGCTCGATCTTGGCGACGACGCGGATCCAGCGAGTCTCGCCGTCGCTGGGGCGGATGATGCGGTATTCGGCCGTATAGTCTTCGCTGGTCCCGGCCAGCGCATCGAGGAAGTGCTTTACTGCGGCGTCGCGGTCGTCAGGATGGATGCGGTTCACCCACTCCTCGTGGGTCTCGTCGGCGGCCTCGGGCGGCAGCCCATGGATCATCAGATATTCCGGCGAGCGGCGGTTCTTGAAACCCTCGCGGAAGTCGACCTCAAGGCCGCCGACCTTGCCGATGCGCTGGATCCGCGCCAGCTCGGCTTCGCGCTCCTGGAGCGCGCGATAGGCGTCGTCGCGCTCGCGCGCGATGTCTTCGAGGTGCTGGCGCAGCCTTTCGGCGGCGGTGTCGGGCGAGCGATCGTTCAAGGCGTCGGCCGTTGTGATGCGGGAGCGCACGTGCCGCACCGATATTCACACAGACAAAGCGTGATGACCATTGCTCAAAAGGGAATAGATAAGGAAGTGCCCCGCCGAAAGCCGCGTGGCGGGCACGGACGAACGCCGGGTCTGGCTATTTGTTCCAAACCTTGGAACGATAGGCCGTCGGCGGGCGTATCTGCGAGGCGCCAAAGCTCTCGCTCATAAAGCCCCCTTTCCGAAGAGGCTAAATCTTGAAGCTCTTTGTCTGCCAGGCCTGCGGCAACGTCCTCTATTTCGAGAACCGTACCTGCGAACGCTGCGGGCATCGGGTCGCGTTCCTGCCGGACAAGGAAACGATGTCGGCGATCGAGCCTGACGGCGAGGCCTGGAGGACGCTCGCCGTCAAGAGCGAGGAGCGCATGCTGTGCCGCAATGCCGAGTACGATGCCTGCAACTGGCTGACGGACGCAGCCGATGCCACCGGCTATTGCCGCGCCTGCCGTCACAACGGCATCGTGCCTGATCTCTCTGACCCCGCGCAGCTCGCCGGCTGGCGCGAGCTGGAGGTGGCAAAACACCGGCTGTTCTATTCCCTGATCCGCTGGAAGCTGCCGCTCCAGACCCGGCAAGACAATCCCGAGCACGGCCTGATCTTCAACTTCCTCGCCGACGATCCGAACAGCGGGCAGAAGATCATGACCGGCCATGACAACGGCCTGATCACCATCGCGCTGACGGAGACCGACGATATCGAGCGCGAACGGCGCAGGCTGGAGATGGGCGAGCCGTATCGCACGTTGCTCGGGCATTTCCGCCATGAGGTCGGGCACTATTTTTGGGACGCGCTGGTGCGCGACGGTAGCAAGCTGGAGGAATGCCGCGCGGTATTCGGCGACGATTCCGCCGATTACGGTGAGGCCGTGCAGCGTCATTACGCCGAAGGCGCGCCGCCGGACTGGCAGCAGAACTACGTCTCGGCCTATGCCACCATGCACCCGTGGGAAGACTTCGCGGAAACCTGGGCGCATTACCTCCACATCGTCGACACCCTGGAGATGGCCGGCGAGTTCGGCATGGAGGTGCGTCCCAAGGTCGACCGCGACGGAGAGTTGACGGCGCGCATTCGTTTCAACCCCTACGAGGCCAGGGACGTCCAGGCGCTTATCGACGCATGGCTGCCCTTCACCTTCGCCATGAACAGCGTCAACCGCGCCATGGGCCTGCGCGACCTCTATCCCTTCATCCTGTCGCCCGCCGTGGTCGCCAAACTGGGCTTCATTCATGGCCTCGTCCGGGACGTGGCCAAGGCCAACAAGGCCTTAGGACAGCCTTAGCCGTCCCAAGGTCAGCCGGGGCCGTTTCGGTCTTGCGCTGGTACGCTGGAAGCGGGCCGGATTTTGGCCGTTGCCTCCGGCCCATTTTAATGTACCACGGGAGCTACACGGCCCGTCCCATCGGCCCGGGAAGGGTCCCGCCCAAGGTCCAGACTCAAGAAAAGCATGTTCAAACGCATCCTGATCGCCAATCGCGGCGAAATCGCCTGCCGGGTCATCAAGACCGCTCGCAAGATGGGAATTCAGACGGTTGCGGTCTATTCCGAGGCCGACCGCGACGCCCTCCACGTCGAGATGGCCGACGAGGCCGTGCTGATCGGCCCGCCCGCGGCGGCCGAGAGCTATCTGGTGATCGAGAAGATCGTCGAGGCCTGCCGCAAGACCGGCGCCGAGGCGGTGCATCCCGGCTACGGCTTCCTCTCCGAGCGCGAGGCGTTTCCGCGGGCGCTGGAAGCGGCCGGCATCGTCTTCATCGGCCCGAACCCCGGCGCCATCGCTGCGATGGGCGACAAGATCGAATCCAAGAAGGCGGCCGCGAAGGCCAAGGTCTCGACCGTGCCCGGCTATCTCGGCGTCATCGAGGACGACAAGCACGCGGTCAAGATCTCCGACGAGATCGGCTATCCCGTGATGATCAAGGCCTCGGCCGGCGGCGGCGGCAAGGGCATGCGCATCGCGCACTCCAAGGCCGAGGTCGCGGAAGGCTTCAATCTCGCCAAGGCCGAAGCGAAGGCCTCTTTCGGCGACGACCGCGTCTTCGTCGAAAAATTCATCGTCGATCCCCGCCACATCGAGATCCAGGTACTGGGCGACAAGCACGGCAACGTCATCTATCTCGGCGAGCGCGAATGCTCGATCCAGCGCCGCAACCAGAAGGTCATCGAGGAGGCGCCGTCGCCGCTGCTCGATGAGGCCACGCGCCGCAAGATGGGCGAGCAGGCGGTCGCGCTGGCGAAAGCCGTGAACTATGATTCCGCCGGCACCGTCGAGTTCGTGGCAGGGCAGGACAAGAGCTTCTTCTTTCTCGAGATGAACACGCGCCTCCAGGTCGAGCATCCCGTCACCGAGCTCGTCACCGGCATCGACCTCGTCGAGCAGATGATCCGCGTCGCCGCCGGCGAGAAGCTCGCCATCGCGCAGAAGGACGTCACGCTCACGGGATGGGCCGTCGAGTCGCGCCTCTATGCCGAAGACCCGTTCCGCAACTTCCTGCCCTCGATCGGGCGGCTCGTAAAATATCGTCCGCCGGCGGAAGCGAGCCAGGACGGCATCACCGTACGCAACGACACCGGCGTGCAGGAGGGCGGAGAGATCTCGATCCATTACGATCCGATGATCGCCAAGCTCGTGACGCATGCGCCGTCGCGCGCGGCCGCGATCGAGGCGCAGGCGACCGCGCTGGATTCGTTCTATGTCGACGGCATCCGCCACAACATTCCGTTCCTGTCGGCGCTGATGCACCATCCGCGCTGGCGCGAGGGCCGGCTGTCGACCGGCTTCATCGCCGAGGAATTTCCCAAGGGCTTTGCGGTGCGCGTGCCCGAAGGCGAGGTCGCGCGGCGGATCGCCGCTGTCGGCGCCGCCATCGATCACGTGCTGGGCGAGCGCAAGCGGCAGATCTCGGGCCAGATGGGCGGCCGGATCGTGCAGCGCGAGCGCCGCCGCGCGGTCTGGCTCGACCGGCAGGAGATCTTGCTCGAGGTCGGTCGCGAGGGCGATGCGATCGCGATCCGCTTCATCGACGCCGAGGGCAAGGCGGGCAACGCGCATCTGTTGGCTTCGCCGTGGAAGCCGGGCGATCCGGTCTGGCAGG comes from Bradyrhizobium diazoefficiens and encodes:
- a CDS encoding sigma-54-dependent transcriptional regulator; translation: MATILIVDDDAALREGLAEALTDLGHTPRLAASGPEGLAALDGDVDAVLLDLRMPGGMDGIEVLRRIRSEHDAPPVVVLTAFASAANTIEAMRLGAFDHLSKPIGRDALRALLKRLPERRSVVRAPNDETEDTLIGASEGMRRVQKAIGLAADNDAIVLILGETGTGKELVARALHVHGKRKEGPFVAVNCAAIPEDLLESELFGHLRGSFTGATADRAGAFRDAANGTLFLDEIGDMPLAMQAKILRALQEQVITPVGGKPVRTNARVVAATHRDLAKLVAAHQFREDLYYRLNVVPIAIPALRERPADIEPLARHFLAGASASSGRHKQLDAAALDKLRHHAWPGNVRELRNVIERACILTRADIIGAGDIDIGASEITAGPAQPDSDLPAAVAQLETEMILRALEACDGNRTEAARRLNINRQLLYTKMQRYGLAEPSENLTDRVAKDDD
- a CDS encoding sensor histidine kinase; the encoded protein is MHSLRSRLLALWIMLVVSGIATGYLLFESFQQTANARLARSEELVARACRDLADRYQFFVAAWHGGPIDDRLRQQLTAVAQTALAAANGVEGGIWKADDGSLAYAYPTYEGTGPKTDLPAAELNSIREVNAEALRSGRAASIKQPGRSQVLIVHACPLQGPLPEVTGWTMTRAFTAEGPAYNQLLAGLVVLALTIFGSAAWLARVLYVWSRKIDLIETALDDRKNGLVGLPRVDLPRLAPTGAPELDRLVDALNSTGERLSAERRRAAAAERLAALGRMSAGLAHEIRNPIAAMRLKAENALAVPDGSRSSAALNTILQQVDRLDALLRDLLEMTQSRDPSFVEVDLAAFLARTVDTHRDLASARSIALTAGTGPTFSPLPKFDPSQVQRALDNLIINALQNTPAGGAITVEARRKNDMLLLRVADTGPGVAEELRERLFEPFVTGRADGTGLGLAIVREIARHHHGDVRLAEAAGGAVFEIEIPWQPS
- a CDS encoding EamA family transporter; protein product: MKPALFSAWQTWALLSACFAALTAIFAKVGVENINPDLATFIRTIVVLLAFSVLLFFSGQFAAPSAISSRTWLFLVLSGLATGASWLCYFRALKLGPATLVAPIDKLSVVLVALFAFAFLGERPTAQGWLGIAMIGAGAVLLAVKL
- a CDS encoding hybrid sensor histidine kinase/response regulator yields the protein MRSRITTADALNDRSPDTAAERLRQHLEDIARERDDAYRALQEREAELARIQRIGKVGGLEVDFREGFKNRRSPEYLMIHGLPPEAADETHEEWVNRIHPDDRDAAVKHFLDALAGTSEDYTAEYRIIRPSDGETRWIRVVAKIERDSNGRAIRLVGAHIDATDQMLVRETLRESEERFRLIADSAPVPIWVTKLDRTRSFANQAYVDFLGLPYDQAIAFDWRKVLHPDDLPHVLQQSVQGEASLKPFVLEARYKNASGEWRWLRSESQPRWDPTGKHIGFIGVAHDITAAKQAEIELRQLNETLEERIVERTAELESNESRLRAILGTSNQYQGLVDLKGELLYANKTALDGIKASSADVIGKPLWQTPWFTGTHGMSATVREAFDTVLRGEAVRMEMRLRLPIGERDFEFSMRPVLDRHGNITGAVPEAVDVTERRRGEEALRQSQKMEAIGQLTGGVAHDFNNLLTIIRSATDFLRRRELPEERRRRYVDAISDTVERASKLTAQLLAFARRQPLKPQIFDVGSQVEGVAQLVRPLVGGRIEISVEINDADCFTVADIAQFETALINLAINARDAMNGEGRLTIAVRKVQGIPSLRAHSARGGDYVAISVSDTGSGIAPENIDAIFEPFFTTKEVGKGTGLGLSQAFGFAKQSEGDIAVTSTHGQGATFTIYLPQVQCPAAEKQAAALTSEAATTGRGYRVLVVEDNDDVGQFSTELLEDLGYIVRRVANANAALAILGENEFAVDLVFSDVIMPGMNGVELAGIIRERYPGLPVVLTSGYSNVLAENTHRGFELIQKPYSVESLSRILRKAITEKLSAAR
- a CDS encoding zinc-binding metallopeptidase family protein is translated as MKLFVCQACGNVLYFENRTCERCGHRVAFLPDKETMSAIEPDGEAWRTLAVKSEERMLCRNAEYDACNWLTDAADATGYCRACRHNGIVPDLSDPAQLAGWRELEVAKHRLFYSLIRWKLPLQTRQDNPEHGLIFNFLADDPNSGQKIMTGHDNGLITIALTETDDIERERRRLEMGEPYRTLLGHFRHEVGHYFWDALVRDGSKLEECRAVFGDDSADYGEAVQRHYAEGAPPDWQQNYVSAYATMHPWEDFAETWAHYLHIVDTLEMAGEFGMEVRPKVDRDGELTARIRFNPYEARDVQALIDAWLPFTFAMNSVNRAMGLRDLYPFILSPAVVAKLGFIHGLVRDVAKANKALGQP
- a CDS encoding acetyl-CoA carboxylase biotin carboxylase subunit codes for the protein MFKRILIANRGEIACRVIKTARKMGIQTVAVYSEADRDALHVEMADEAVLIGPPAAAESYLVIEKIVEACRKTGAEAVHPGYGFLSEREAFPRALEAAGIVFIGPNPGAIAAMGDKIESKKAAAKAKVSTVPGYLGVIEDDKHAVKISDEIGYPVMIKASAGGGGKGMRIAHSKAEVAEGFNLAKAEAKASFGDDRVFVEKFIVDPRHIEIQVLGDKHGNVIYLGERECSIQRRNQKVIEEAPSPLLDEATRRKMGEQAVALAKAVNYDSAGTVEFVAGQDKSFFFLEMNTRLQVEHPVTELVTGIDLVEQMIRVAAGEKLAIAQKDVTLTGWAVESRLYAEDPFRNFLPSIGRLVKYRPPAEASQDGITVRNDTGVQEGGEISIHYDPMIAKLVTHAPSRAAAIEAQATALDSFYVDGIRHNIPFLSALMHHPRWREGRLSTGFIAEEFPKGFAVRVPEGEVARRIAAVGAAIDHVLGERKRQISGQMGGRIVQRERRRAVWLDRQEILLEVGREGDAIAIRFIDAEGKAGNAHLLASPWKPGDPVWQGTIDGHLVAVQARPIANGIRLAHQGVEVPVYVWTEAEAASARLMPVTRASDSGKKLLCPMPGLVVSIAVTEGQEVKAGETLAVVEAMKMQNVLRAEQDGKVKKIHATAGATLAVDALILEFA